The Cyprinus carpio isolate SPL01 chromosome A19, ASM1834038v1, whole genome shotgun sequence genome has a segment encoding these proteins:
- the LOC109111611 gene encoding elongator complex protein 2-like: protein MAAPVMDTCHVFCCANRTPNVVSWGRGGLIAFGTCNSVALYNPQEIRIVEVLNKHTGRVNAVQWVHKQDCGLETQLVSGGSDNNVIVWEKQDGKFTACAVCSGHSGPVCAVDAMSLSSSQLLVASASSDSTVKLWMCSSDTAECLQTISFGSGFMMDVSFALLPGSRVPVLACGGDDSRVHLYVQLNGQFQRLLTLTGHEDWIRCVEWATKDGELWLASCSQDCLIRVWRLFAKTATEPDQQTDAVIKMKEDVFQVSGDEFAVTLETVLAGHENWVYGVHWQPPCVKGDLVEQPLKLLSASMDKTMILWGPEEDSGMWVELVRVGEVGGNTLGFYGCQMSPDGFMILAHAFHGALHLWHCDSNQGEWRPSVVISGHFGAVQDLSWDPEGEFIITVGSDQTTRLFTPWTRKGCSEITWHEISRPQIHGYDMQCLTMVGRFQFVSGADEKVLRVFKAPRNFVENFANISCTSLEKLLGVQEIADLPEGASTPALGLSNKAVFQGDLASQSPQQDSEDFNSLSDQYKESYFQSLKLTEPPKEDDLLQNTLWPEVQKLYGHGFEMFSLASDSARTVVASACKASKPEHAAILLWSTTSWKQLQSLPCHSLTVTQMAFSPNGHLLLAVSRDRTWSLWRQGNPDSDTEASFSLYANTSKDTAVHTRIIWSCDWSSDSKYFVTSSRDKKVIIWGHRVSGVSVGECEGESVTPCSSVLDVGDSATAVSICPYLCSDQSFLLAVGLENGKIALYKWRPLEDLSSGSDWSKCGETDACQSHTLTVKRLRWRPRPGRAGHGGNEERAWVQLASAGADHVIKIFNIKISAL from the exons GTCTGGAAACCCAGCTGGTGTCCGGTGGGTCAGATAATAATGTTATTGTCTGGGAGAAGCAGGATGGGAAG TTCACAGCGTGTGCAGTGTGTTCGGGACACTCAGGACCCGTGTGTGCAGTGGATGCCATGTCTCTGTCCTCCTCTCAGTTACTGGTGGCCTCAGCATCTTCTGACTCCACTGTTAAACTCTGGATGTGCAGCTCTGACACAG CTGAATGCCTCCAGACCATATCTTTTGGGAGCGGGTTCATGATGGATGTCTCCTTTGCGCTGTTGCCAGGCAGCAGAG TTCCAGTACTCGCCTGTGGGGGAGATGACAGCAGAGTTCACCTGTATGTGCAGCTCAATGGACAG TTTCAGAGGCTTCTGACTCTGACAGGACATGAGGATTGGATCCGATGTGTGGAGTGGGCCACTAAAG ACGGAGAGCTCTGGCTAGCCAGCTGTTCACAGGACTGTCTGATCAGAGTGTGGAGACTGTTTGCCAAGACTGCCACTGAACCAGACCAGCAGACTGACGCTGTTATCAAGATGAAGGAGGATGTTTTTCAAGTGTCTGGAGATG AGTTTGCTGTGACTCTTGAAACGGTGTTGGCTGGCCATGAAAACTGGGTTTATGGAGTTCACTGGCAACCTCCATGTGTCAAAG GTGACTTAGTGGAACAGCCCCTGAAGCTGCTCTCTGCCTCAATGGACAAGACCATGATCTTATGGGGGCCAGAGGAGGATTCAGGGATGTGGGTGGAGCTG GTTCGTGTTGGGGAAGTTGGAGGAAACACTCTGGGTTTCTATGGATGCCAGATGAGTCCAGACGGCTTTATGATTCTGGCTCATGCCTTTCACGGAGCGCTGCACCTCTGGCACTGTGACAGCAACCAG GGAGAATGGAGGCCTAGTGTGGTCATTTCGGGTCACTTTGGCGCAGTGCAGGACTTGAGCTGGGACCCTGAGGGAGAGTTTATCATCACTGTCGGATCAGACCAAACCACCAGACTCTTTACACCCTGGACCAGAAAAGGATGCTCAGAG ATTACCTGGCATGAGATCTCAAGGCCTCAGATTCACGGCTATGACATGCAGTGTCTGACTATGGTTGGGCGTTTTCAGTTCGTGTCGGGTGCCGATGAGAAGGTCCTGCGGGTGTTCAAAGCTCCAAGGAATTTTGTGGAGAACTTTGCTAACATATCATGCACCTCTCTGGAGAAA CTCCTGGGTGTTCAGGAAATAGCAGATCTCCCAGAGGGAGCCAGCACTCCTGCCCTTGGCCTGTCCAACAAGGCCGTGTTTCAAG GTGACCTCGCATCTCAGAGCCCTCAGCAGGACAGTGAAGATTTCAATAGCCTGTCCGACCAATATAAAGAGTCCTACTTTCAATCTCTCAAACTCACTG AGCCTCCGAAAGAGGACGACCTCTTGCAGAACACACTGTGGCCAGAGGTACAGAAGCT GTACGGGCACGGCTTTGAGATGTTTAGTCTGGCGTCGGATTCTGCAAGGACGGTGGTGGCTTCAGCATGTAAG GCCTCTAAACCTGAACATGCTGCcattcttctgtggagcacaactTCCTGGAAACAGCTTCAGTCACTGCCCTGCCACAGCCTGACCGTCACTCAGATGGCGTTCTCCCCGAATGGACACCTTCTGCTCGCTGTTTCTCGAGATCGCACCTGGTCCCTATGGAGACAAGGAAACCCTGACTCAGATACAG AGGCAAGCTTTTCTCTCTACGCAAACACTAGTAAGGACACAGCGGTACACACACGCATTATTTGGTCATGTGACTGGAGCTCTGACAGCAAGTACTTTGTGACCTCAAGTCGAGACAAGAAG gtAATCATCTGGGGTCATCGTGTTTCTGGAGTCAGTGTCGGTGAATGTGAGGGTGAAAGCGTGACCCCCTGCTCCTCTGTTCTGGATGTCGGAGATTCAGCTACTGCTGTGTCTATCTGCCCATATCTCTGTTCAGACCAGAG ttttttgcTGGCTGTAGGTCTAGAAAATGGGAAGATAGCGCTGTATAAATGGAGGCCATTAGAGGATTTGTCTTCTGGATCAGACTGGAGCAAATGTGGAGAAACCGATGCTTG TCAGTCTCACACTCTGACGGTGAAGAGGCTGCGCTGGAGGCCGAGGCCGGGCCGGGCAGGCCATGGCGGGAACGAAGAGCGAGCTTGGGTTCAGCTAGCCAGCGCTGGTGCCGACCATGTCATCAAAATCTTCAACATCAAAATATCAGCCCTGTGA